TCAGCCTAACCCGGCTTTCAATTGCACGTGCTGGGTCGTATCCTGGCTCATTGGGACCGGGGTGCCTCCTCCCGGCGGACCTGTGGGCCTCAAGCCTTCACGTAGCCAGTTTCAGTCCTGGATGCGTTACCACGTGACATTCATCGACGCGCAGTCAGGCAAGTATGAGTCTGCCCTCGAGAGCTACTTTCCGGTTCAACCGTCGCCGAAATAACTGGCCTATTGCACGTCGAACTCGTTGCCTTCGGGATCGAACATGTTGGCGAAGTATTCGCCTCGCTCGTCGATCGTCCGTGACTGGCGAGCGCCGAGCCGCACCAGCCGGTCGACCTCCGCATCGACTCGGCGGCGTCGCTCATCGGCCGGCGCCGTTCTGGGTCCGCCGACGTTCAAGTCGAGGTGGACCCGGTTCTTGACGACTTTGCCCTCCGGTACCCGCTGAAAGAAGATGCGCGGACCGACCCCATCGGGGTCGACCACCGCGCTGGCCGAGGTCCAATCGCTCTCTGGGATCCCTTGCGCCTTCAGGAAGTCCGGCCATGAGGCAAAGCCCGCCGGCGGGTCTTGCTTCTTGTAGTGCAGCGCG
This DNA window, taken from Candidatus Dormiibacterota bacterium, encodes the following:
- a CDS encoding VOC family protein; this translates as MASSVQIVLDCADPDKLATFWAAALHYKKQDPPAGFASWPDFLKAQGIPESDWTSASAVVDPDGVGPRIFFQRVPEGKVVKNRVHLDLNVGGPRTAPADERRRRVDAEVDRLVRLGARQSRTIDERGEYFANMFDPEGNEFDVQ